A genome region from Panthera uncia isolate 11264 chromosome A3 unlocalized genomic scaffold, Puncia_PCG_1.0 HiC_scaffold_11, whole genome shotgun sequence includes the following:
- the CST7 gene encoding cystatin-F isoform X2 — protein MRRARELLAFCCLVLSTTGRPSRVLCFSLSDFCAQTLNSDVKPGFPKTINPNDSAVLKAARHSVERFNNCTNDIFLFKESHISRALVQIVKGLKYMLDMEIGRTSCKKTQHPSLDNCDFQTNHTLQRTFSCYSEVWVIPWLQRFEVPVLHCQ, from the exons ATGCGGCGAGCCCGGGAGCTGCTCGCCTTCTGCTGCCTGGTCTTGAGCACCACCGGGCGCCCTTCGCGAG TTCTGTGCTTCTCTCTTTCAGATTTTTGTGCCCAGACCCTTAACTCAGATGTGAAACCAGGATTTCCTAAAACAATAAACCCCAATGACTCAGCAGTCCTCAAAGCAGCCAGACACAGCGTTGAAAGGTTCAACAACTGCACAAATGACATCTTCTTGTTCAAGGAGTCCCACATCAGCAGAGCCCTGGTCCAG ATTGTGAAGGGTCTGAAGTACATGCTGGACATGGAGATTGGCAGAACTTCTTGCAAGAAGACCCAGCACCCTAGTCTAGACAACTGTGACTTCCAGACCAACCACACCTTACAACGG ACTTTCAGTTGCTACTCTGAAGTTTGGGTCATCCCCTGGCTCCAGAGGTTCGAGGTGCCCGTCCTCCACTGTCAGTGA
- the CST7 gene encoding cystatin-F isoform X3, giving the protein MRRARELLAFCCLVLSTTGRPSRDFCAQTLNSDVKPGFPKTINPNDSAVLKAARHSVERFNNCTNDIFLFKESHISRALVQIVKGLKYMLDMEIGRTSCKKTQHPSLDNCDFQTNHTLQRTFSCYSEVWVIPWLQRFEVPVLHCQ; this is encoded by the exons ATGCGGCGAGCCCGGGAGCTGCTCGCCTTCTGCTGCCTGGTCTTGAGCACCACCGGGCGCCCTTCGCGAG ATTTTTGTGCCCAGACCCTTAACTCAGATGTGAAACCAGGATTTCCTAAAACAATAAACCCCAATGACTCAGCAGTCCTCAAAGCAGCCAGACACAGCGTTGAAAGGTTCAACAACTGCACAAATGACATCTTCTTGTTCAAGGAGTCCCACATCAGCAGAGCCCTGGTCCAG ATTGTGAAGGGTCTGAAGTACATGCTGGACATGGAGATTGGCAGAACTTCTTGCAAGAAGACCCAGCACCCTAGTCTAGACAACTGTGACTTCCAGACCAACCACACCTTACAACGG ACTTTCAGTTGCTACTCTGAAGTTTGGGTCATCCCCTGGCTCCAGAGGTTCGAGGTGCCCGTCCTCCACTGTCAGTGA
- the CST7 gene encoding cystatin-F isoform X1, which yields MRRARELLAFCCLVLSTTGRPSRVLCFSLSDFCAQTLNSDVKPGFPKTINPNDSAVLKAARHSVERFNNCTNDIFLFKESHISRALVQIVKGLKYMLDMEIGRTSCKKTQHPSLDNCDFQTNHTLQRM from the exons ATGCGGCGAGCCCGGGAGCTGCTCGCCTTCTGCTGCCTGGTCTTGAGCACCACCGGGCGCCCTTCGCGAG TTCTGTGCTTCTCTCTTTCAGATTTTTGTGCCCAGACCCTTAACTCAGATGTGAAACCAGGATTTCCTAAAACAATAAACCCCAATGACTCAGCAGTCCTCAAAGCAGCCAGACACAGCGTTGAAAGGTTCAACAACTGCACAAATGACATCTTCTTGTTCAAGGAGTCCCACATCAGCAGAGCCCTGGTCCAG ATTGTGAAGGGTCTGAAGTACATGCTGGACATGGAGATTGGCAGAACTTCTTGCAAGAAGACCCAGCACCCTAGTCTAGACAACTGTGACTTCCAGACCAACCACACCTTACAACGG ATgtga